The Elaeis guineensis isolate ETL-2024a chromosome 13, EG11, whole genome shotgun sequence genome includes a region encoding these proteins:
- the LOC105033021 gene encoding glutathione hydrolase 1: MPRPTVQSWAERSRHVHLASLYSSLLSSLLLSAAMAGDPSSPNVSLLWLIIALLLVAPWPASSWSGHRPEVIISRHGAVATDDGRCSRVGRDILREGGNAVDAAVAAALCLGVVSPASSGLGGGAFMLLRLANGKAQAFDSRETAPLSASQNMYAGNAALKARGALSIAIPGELAGLHEAWKQHGKLPWKRVVKPAAQIAGRGFRISPYLYIQMQRTNSGIFADKGLHDLFTSNGSLLRPHDTCHNKRLAHTLEVIANLGPQAFYNGSIGINLVRDVRKSGGILTMKDLQKYQLKVKEPISADFMGLKILGMPPPSSGGPGMILILNILAQYGIPSGVSGSLGLHRLVESLKHMFAVRMNLGDPDFVNVTEVLSDMLSTKFAENLKKTIFDNRTFDPSHYGGRWNIVHDHGTSHLCIVDSERNAVSMTSTVNAYFGAQFLSPSTGIVLNNEMDDFSIPQNASANVPPPAPANFISPLKRPLSSMAPTIVLKDGQLRAVVGASGGAMIIAGTTEVFLNHFAKRMDPLSSVMAPRTYHQLIPNVVQYENWTTVTGDHFELPATTRADLQKKGHVLQGLAGGTICQFIVHSLENSKMHDGVKFGELTAVSDPRKGGLPAGY, from the exons ATGCCCCGTCCAACGGTACAAAGTTGGGCGGAGAGGTCGAGACATGTCCACCTCGCCTCCCTCTACTCCTCCCTGCTCTCCAGTCTCCTCCTCTCTGCCGCCATGGCCGGCGACCCCTCCTCTCCCAACGTCTCACTCCTCTGGCTAATCATTGCCCTTCTCCTCGTCGCGCCGTGGCCAGCTTCGAGCTGGAGCGGCCACCGGCCGGAGGTGATCATATCGAGGCACGGTGCAGTGGCCACTGACGATGGCCGGTGCTCTAGGGTCGGGAGGGACATCCTCCGGGAGGGCGGCAACGCGGTGGATGCTGCTGTCGCTGCCGCACTCTGCTTGGGTGTTGTCAGCCCTGCTTCCAGTGGCCTGGGGGGCGGCGCCTTCATGCTACTGAGGTTGGCGAATGGGAAAGCCCAGGCCTTTGATTCCAGGGAGACTGCTCCCTTGTCGGCTTCGCAG AACATGTATGCTGGCAATGCTGCATTAAAAGCAAGGGGCGCTCTTTCTATAGCTATTCCAGGAGAACTTGCAGGTCTCCATGAAGCCTGGAAGCAACATGGCAAGCTTCCATGGAAGAGGGTTGTAAAACCGGCTGCACAAATTGCTGGTAGAGGCTTCAGAATATCTCCTTATCTGTATATACAGATGCAAAGAACAAATTCTGGCATTTTTGCAGATAAAGGGCTGCATGACTTGTTTACATCAAATGGAAGCCTCTTGCGGCCACATGATACTTGTCATAATAAAAGGCTtgcacatacattagaagttatTGCAAACCTTGGACCACAGGCATTTTATAATGGTTCCATTGGAATTAACTTAGTTAGAGATGTTCGGAAGTCTGGAGGCATATTAACAATGAAAGACTTGCAGAAATATCAATTAAAGGTGAAGGAACCTATCTCTGCAGATTTCATGGGGCTAAAGATTTTGGGCATGCCACCCCCATCATCTGGTGGTCCAGGAATGATACTT ATATTAAATATTCTTGCTCAATATGGAATTCCTTCAGGTGTTTCTGGCTCTCTTGGGCTTCATCGGCTTGTTGAATCATTGAAACACATGTTTGCTGTAAGAATGAATCTTGGTGATCCTGACTTTGTAAATGTCACAGAAGTTCTCTCTGATATGCTTTCCACCAAGTTTGCAGAAAATTTAAAGAAAACCATTTTTGACAATAGGACTTTTGATCCTAGTCATTATGGTGGGAG GTGGAATATTGTCCATGACCATGGAACCAGTCACTTGTGCATTGTTGATAGTGAACGAAATGCTGTTTCAATGACCAGCACTGTCAACGCATACTTTGGAGCACAGTTTCTCTCACCAAGTACTGGAATAGTGCTTAACAATGagatggatgacttttctatccCTCAGAATGCTTCAGCTAATGTTCCACCACCAGCTCCTGCAAACTTCATCAGCCCATTGAAAAGGCCATTATCCTCTATGGCACCTACAATTGTTCTTAAG GATGGACAATTGAGGGCTGTGGTAGGTGCAAGTGGAGGAGCTATGATCATAGCTGGGACTACTGAAGTATTTTTGAATCATTTTGCAAAGAGAATGGATCCATTATCTTCTGTCATGGCTCCCCGAACCTATCATCAG CTCATCCCAAATGTGGTTCAGTATGAGAATTGGACAACAGTAACAGGAGACCATTTTGAACTTCCTGCTACAACAAGAGCAGACTTACAGAAGAAGGGCCATGTCCTACAGGGCCTAGCCGGCGGTACCATATGCCAGTTTATTGTCCATAGCCTGGAGAActcgaagatgcatgatggggttAAGTTTGGCGAGCTAACTGCTGTAAGTGACCCAAGAAAAGGCGGTCTTCCAGCCGGTTACTGA